A stretch of DNA from Paramisgurnus dabryanus chromosome 19, PD_genome_1.1, whole genome shotgun sequence:
ACAAGACAGATGTTTGGGTACTCACCGAGCCCTATTGGGCATGAACGTCCTCTCTGAGTGTTGGGAGGAATTATTCCAGGCTCGGCCTGGCCCAAGGATCTCACCTCCCGAGAGGCCCAAGTGGGAGCGCGTAGTGGCTGACTGCCGCCGGGTCCAGATGACCCAGGTCCGTAGAGACCGGGAGGAGGTAGGAAgagtaatgtgtcgttttgctttgtctattcCCCCTAGAAGTGAGGCCATCGTGTGGGCGAGAGCACCATTTCGAGAAGCTAGCCCAGAGGAGTGGGTGTTGGTTGAGCCCCACACGGACTGCCCACAAGTGGAAGTTGCACGGGGCctagcggcggtccaccgggggaggGTCCCTGTGAGAGTACGTAATGAACACCCATATGCAGTGCACTTACACTGACACCAACGGCTGGCCCGGCTGACGGCGGTCGCACCCCACCAGGTGAGGGAAGAGAGAGACGTCAGTTTTCGTCAGGTGTGCCCTACTGTCATTGAGGTGGCCCTGACACAGATGGATGCCTCGTCGGATGACAGGGGGAGAGATGTGCCGAGACACCTTGTGGGTGAGTCGCTGCAAGGGGAAGATCTAGAGCGGGCACAGACACAGAAACTACAGACACTCCTTCGGAgatggcaacatgtgtttgcaaAGCATGATGAGGACTACGGGTGCACCAAGGTGGTGGAACACCACATCCCTACTGGGGACGCAGGGCCAAGCAGGGAGAGATACCGACCGATTCCACCGACCTTGTATACAGAGGTACGCACACTCTTACAGGGCATGCTGGGCCGAGGCATTGTCAGGGAGAGCAGTAGCCCCTGGGCGGCCCCTATTGTACTCGTACAGAAGAAGACAGGAGCCTGGAGATTCTGTGTGGATTATCGTAAGCTGAACCTAGTAACGAAGAAAGATGCTTTTCCCTTACCACGGattgaagactctctcgccagCCTCACGCAGTCAGCATGGTACTCCACCCTAGATCTGGCCAGTGGCTATTGGCAGGTGCAAGTGGCCGAGGCAGACCGGGAGAAGACCGCCTTCACGACCCCTTTCGGACTGTTGGAAtgggaccggatgcccttcgggctctGCAACGCTCCGGCCACCTTCCAACGTCTGATGCAACGCTGCCTTGGAGGTCAGTTGATGAAGTCAGTGTTGGtatatttggatgatgtgattgtttactccccagatttcgattcgCACCTCTGGCACCTCGAAGAGGTCTTCCAGGCCATGGAAAAGTATGGGCTGAAGCTGCAACCTGATAAATGTCATTTGTTACGGCGAGAAGTCCATTTTCTGGGCCACGTGGTCAGCGCAGCAGGGGTGGCCGTAGACCCTGGGAAGGTATCTGCAGTAAGGGATTGGAACGCACCAAAGACAATCCTTTTTAGGGTTTGTGGGATATTACAGACGATTTATAAAAGATTTCTCAAAGATTGCTAAACCTCTTAACCAGTTGCTGGTTGGCACCGGTCGAAACCGGGGACGTGGGTCGCCCCCCATAAGCTGGGACGCTGACTGCGAGACGGCTTTCCAGAAGCAGAAGCAAGAACTGCTACAGGCCCCCATTCTAGCGTATGCTGACTTTACTAAACCGTTTGTTCTTTACACAGATGCAAGCAACCTGGGATTGGGGGCAGTATTGGCCCAACAGCAGGAAGGAACTGAGCGGGTAATTGCCTACGCGAGCCGGAGCCTCCACCCGGCCGAGAGAAATGATGCAAATTACAGCTCGTTCAAACTGGAACTGCTGGCTTTGAAGTGGGCCTTGAGTGAGAAATTCAAAGACTACCTCTGGGGTGCCAAGGTGACAGTAATTACAGATAACAACCCTTTGGTACATTTACAGACGGCGAAGCTGGGAGCAGTGGAGCAGCGGTGGGGCCTGGGCAGTATCGGCCTGGGCGAGAGCATACGAACGCGGACGTCCTTTCGAGACTGCCTGAGGTGGAAGGCCCCAGGTACCGGGCGGACCAAGAAGAAGATAGCCGTGGGTAAGGGAACCTAGTGGGTTCGTGGGATTTTTGCCTATTCTAATAAATTGCCATTTGGCAACTTAAAGGGGCGAATGGATCGTAACCTCCAAATGGACGCCCGATCGCCATGTAACCAAATGACGGTCTGGCACTTTTCCCCTTACCCCCTGGTAATGACCCAATTTCACCACTAATGATGAAACGGACACCACATGGGGCGCCCTCGTGCTGGGGCGGACCACCTGGACTCCCGTCGAGCCATTATCTTGCCCGCTTGGCATCAAACTCAATGTCGATTTCCTCCTCATGTCCCGTCAACTTGTTAATGTGCCCACTGACCCATTAGGGGGTCTTCGTCGTGCCCGCGGAGCAAGTATTCTGCCCACTTGCCATTTAATATTTCTCAGTAGTCTTCCTCACCTCCCATTAAACAACTATTATGCCCCCTGACCACTTACAGGTCTTCATCATGCCCACAGAGCAATTATTCTGCCCACTTGCCATTTATCCTTACTGCAGTCCACTTTACCTCCTCCAGCAGCAGAACCCCCAGCCACACATTTGACCCGAAGGCAGCTTTTCACTACTGGTAAGCACCATCTTACATAAATTTGTCTCATAAGTTTACGGTGAACAACATAACataataacagttttattattatttctgctCCAGGCACGTCCGTTTCCACTGctgaagatgatgatgaggaACTGGTATTTGCTGCATCACAATGTGAAGCACAGATAAATACAGGTGTGGCATATGACACAGATGCAAATATTATAAGAATGTttttgtgaaaatgcaaaagcagaagcatttattttttaaataatcaacatttttaacaattttttgtTTACAATACAGAATTATGTCACATCTTGCCTCAAGCTGGATGTATGCTTTGAGCGCATTTCTTCGAAACCGTAAGGATGTTTAAAGGTGTCAGTGTATTTGGGTTTCCGAACGTACCCGTTGTTAAACAATCACTGCATAACTTCTTCACACCGCTTGCACTTCTCACTCACTCTTTAGCTCCACCTTAGCAGACAGGATGGTTGGGATCATTGTTGTAATTATTAGAGGAACATCTTTTCCTTAATGTGTCTGTGTGCATGCTTCATGTCTGTGGGCATCATTCATTTATACTAAATTCACCACGCCTCATATCCTCCATTCTATCTAATTTACACATCAACATTTTATCCCTGCAAGCAAAAACCGAAACCCAATGTAGTCCAGCTATGATTAatccacttctaccctaaaatAACCTTGAATACATTTTCATGCTGTTCTTGCCTAAATAACtttgagatgtatgatattccattatgtaagcaaagtcaacaggtgttcaaggggtttgctttcatttcttttatatGTATCATCTATTTGTGTGCTATGGTTAGACATCTGTTAGACTTTCATGAGCAGCCCAAATTCTGCCTTATTTtagccaaaattgcttgctgggatctTACATTAATAAAGTGTACACTGGGTTCTTTGCTTCTTAACACTAGTACCATTTTCCTCACTGTTATTCCTAAATCTAATCCTAATAATTATTAATACTTGTCCAAAATTCTGCTTCGCCGACTGTTTGTGGGCTGCTTTGTGGTATTTTACTATGAAATGCAACATTCATccttatattgtttttgttttaattcaCTCAGAGACCTGTTCTGGTCCGTCTCCATCAGCGGAAACAGCAAAAGCACCAGGTCTTCCACATCATCCACCACCAGCTGAGCTTCCAGTTCACTGGAAAGATCATCTTCCACCTTTCCAGCATGAGTGGATACGGAACACACTATTTAAGGCCAACCCGCGAACCGGCAAGCCAGAACTAGTGTCCCAACTGAAGCTTTGGTGGTATCCTCCTCAGGTCCCTTTAATTCACACTCAGCCGCCCGCCTCACCTGACCTCTTCTTCTGTCGGCCCCTTTTCTTATGGATGCCGCTCAAGATGTGGCGATTTCCTCTTGTCTGTGTTCGACCAGACTGTGATAAGCACAAACTAACAGCCGCAGGACTTTACCGTACCGTGCGCAAAGTCTTGGACATCGACGGTTGGTATGATCTTGCCACTGAGTATCTGGAGTGCAAACGCTGCAAAAAGAAATATCCCGCCTGGTCCGAGGACATTTTGGGGCAACTGGATATGGGCCACCGCAGTCAGTTTCCAGCTTTGCTGACATACATGTAATTCATAATGACAATCATTCATTAATAGGCACTttaatttgtgattttttttttaccaaacaaAGCATTTGCATGATTATACTGTTGTTTTTTAGATACTCATGTGACAACCGGGTGCTGAGGATGATGAGGGAGAGGACACAGGGCAACAGCGTGACACAGCTGTACAAGAAGCTCATGGAACAACACAGTGAGGCATGGACACAGCGTGTTCTTCAGTACCTGACTGCCTGTGAACCATTTACAAGGTCCTTCCTTGTGCAACCACCCTTGTTTGCGGAGCCTCCCTCTTTACCTGCCCTACCTAAACCTAAGTGGCTGTTAGCCGTGTACGCCAGGGATGTTCTGGGGTGACTGCACGAGGTCAAAGCCAAAATTACATCTGTCTTGggctgtgttctgaagatggaCTCCACAAAGAAGGTAACACATCCCTGTATCCAGAAATTTGCCATATGgatatgtgtgtgtacacagtttttaattattttattttttgcaatagGTCACAAAGAAACTTGCCGGTGCTGCTGCAGGAACAGCTGCCTGGTGCACAAATGTAGGAAACGAACATGGCCAAGTCCTTGTCTCTGTGCTGACAGCCGCAGAGGGACATGGACTGCACCCTATGGCAGCTGGCCTAATGAAACGCTACCGAGAGGCAGGAGAGGCAGCCCCGAAAGTGATGTACGTGGACAGAGATTGCTGCAGTCTTCATGGCAAGTCTCAGGTGAATGTCATGTTTTCGGAGTGGGATGAGCTTGAAGTGCGCCTTGACATCTGGCATTTCATGCGGCGATTTGCTGCAGGTGTCACGACAGAGGCTCATCCGCTCTATGGGATCTTCATGGCACGTCTGTCCATGTGCATCTTTGAGTGGGATCCAGATGATGTGGCTGCTCTTCACCGTGCAAAGGAGGGTGAGCTGGCAGCAAAGAAGGCTGGCCACATCTCAGGAAAGGCGCTGAGTGCCCGCATTACCCGGAGAGAGTTGGCACTGCACTGCCAGAGGAGGACCAGGGGTGTGGAGGAGACCACCAGATTGATTGGATCTCTGGTTGATCTGTTTGACAGTGCGAGTGGTAAAGACACTCTGGGAGTTCCTCTGCTGGACCATGAACGGATCCAGCAGATTTGGAAAGAACAGCGTAAGCACGTACAGTGTATCCAAGACCCTGAGAACTTTCCCCTCTACACGAAGACAGGGACACTGAAGAAAGGCGGTGTGGAACTGTGCTGCTACAGATGTGCCCGTGGCTCTACCTCTTTGGAATCATTCCACCTCCACCTAAACCGTTTTATTCCAGGTATTAC
This window harbors:
- the LOC135780045 gene encoding uncharacterized protein translates to MDSTKKVTKKLAGAAAGTAAWCTNVGNEHGQVLVSVLTAAEGHGLHPMAAGLMKRYREAGEAAPKVMYVDRDCCSLHGKSQVNVMFSEWDELEVRLDIWHFMRRFAAGVTTEAHPLYGIFMARLSMCIFEWDPDDVAALHRAKEGELAAKKAGHISGKALSARITRRELALHCQRRTRGVEETTRLIGSLVDLFDSASGKDTLGVPLLDHERIQQIWKEQRKHVQCIQDPENFPLYTKTGTLKKGGVELCCYRCARGSTSLESFHLHLNRFIPGTSASDAHFQAYLLEGLMRWNDDRMEDAIKGASSIRTYGSAMKEAVDKLSRTVFGKPWDERYRPPGAYTGKKFNNLFFCNILLSYIFSVLGMEYLYSQTGKTLTPVLQNPEEEDRLVEEVDDQDLQDEGFEEEIMEDITVPVLYEDDPCLPIIDG